The following proteins come from a genomic window of Vallitaleaceae bacterium 9-2:
- a CDS encoding LysR family transcriptional regulator — MDIRTLRYFLAVAREKSISGASDFLHVTQPTLSRQIKELEQELGTQLFIRGSRHITLTESGILLRKRAEEIISLFDKAHGELTNSSEVISGEIYIGSGETDSIRYIAKVAKQLHDQYPMIRYQLYSGNSESVIERLDHGLLDFGILFGSVDTDKYDFIRMPTTDQWGLLMRRDSPLAIKHSLSPKDLWDIPLLFSSTRSFVTEPLLGWIGKNKDDLNIVATYNLIYNAAIMVEEGLGYALCLDKLVNTTGTSHLCFKQFSPPIDLPLYIVWKKYQVFPTASKLFLDTLIKTYSFPPNTGITLAEP; from the coding sequence ATGGATATACGTACGTTGCGTTATTTTTTAGCCGTTGCAAGGGAAAAAAGCATCTCAGGTGCCTCTGATTTTTTACATGTGACACAACCTACACTCTCTCGTCAAATCAAAGAACTTGAGCAAGAACTTGGAACTCAATTATTCATTCGCGGAAGCCGTCACATTACGTTGACCGAATCCGGAATTTTACTTCGGAAAAGGGCCGAAGAAATAATCAGTCTTTTTGACAAGGCTCATGGCGAGCTTACAAATTCAAGCGAGGTTATTAGTGGCGAGATTTATATCGGTAGCGGAGAGACTGACTCCATACGTTACATCGCCAAAGTCGCCAAGCAATTACACGATCAATACCCGATGATTCGTTATCAGCTTTATAGCGGCAACTCTGAAAGCGTCATCGAACGTTTAGATCATGGGCTGCTGGATTTTGGTATACTCTTTGGCTCTGTAGACACCGATAAATATGATTTTATTCGTATGCCCACCACCGATCAATGGGGACTGCTTATGCGAAGGGACAGTCCACTTGCGATCAAGCATAGCTTATCACCAAAGGATTTATGGGATATCCCCTTGCTCTTTTCTTCCACGCGCTCTTTTGTCACCGAACCGCTTCTAGGCTGGATCGGTAAAAATAAAGACGATCTCAATATTGTTGCTACATATAACCTCATCTATAATGCCGCTATTATGGTAGAAGAAGGCTTAGGCTATGCACTATGTCTTGACAAACTTGTCAACACCACTGGAACAAGCCATCTATGCTTTAAGCAATTTTCCCCTCCTATCGACTTGCCTCTATACATTGTATGGAAAAAATACCAAGTTTTTCCAACGGCATCTAAATTATTTCTTGACACCCTTATAAAAACCTATAGTTTTCCACCAAATACAGGCATTACACTTGCAGAGCCATAA
- a CDS encoding aldo/keto reductase produces MIVNETYTLINGVSIPKVGLGTWMISNEDVVQAVKEAIAMGYRHIDTAQAYLNEEGVGQAIKQSKIAREEIFVTTKLAAEVKTYDEAVQAIEDSLKKMELEYIDLMIIHSPQPWVEYGSDDRYFKGNQEAWRALEDAYKAGKLKAIGVSNFIQEDLNSLLAHCRIKPMVNQILAHISNTPFELIEFCHQHDILVEAYSPVAHGELMKNEAIIQMAKRYGVSVAQLSIQYTLQLDLLPLPKTANPKHMQNNMDLNFEITEPDMQILKEMERIKDYGSASVMPVFGGKL; encoded by the coding sequence ATGATAGTCAATGAAACATATACGTTAATCAATGGTGTGAGCATACCTAAAGTTGGACTAGGTACATGGATGATATCCAATGAAGATGTAGTTCAAGCGGTTAAAGAAGCTATCGCTATGGGGTATAGACATATTGATACAGCACAAGCCTATCTTAATGAAGAGGGTGTTGGGCAAGCAATAAAGCAATCCAAGATAGCGCGAGAAGAAATTTTTGTAACAACAAAGCTAGCGGCAGAAGTTAAAACTTATGATGAAGCTGTCCAAGCGATAGAAGATTCTCTAAAAAAAATGGAGCTAGAGTATATTGACCTTATGATTATTCATAGTCCGCAGCCATGGGTGGAATATGGTAGTGACGATCGATATTTTAAAGGGAATCAAGAAGCGTGGAGAGCTTTAGAAGATGCTTATAAAGCCGGAAAGCTTAAAGCTATAGGCGTGTCAAACTTTATTCAAGAAGACTTGAATAGTCTATTAGCCCACTGTAGGATTAAGCCGATGGTGAATCAAATTTTAGCACATATTAGTAACACGCCATTTGAATTAATTGAATTTTGCCATCAACACGATATTTTGGTTGAGGCATATTCGCCTGTAGCGCATGGAGAGTTAATGAAGAATGAAGCCATTATTCAAATGGCAAAGCGTTATGGGGTTAGCGTTGCGCAGTTAAGTATTCAATATACACTTCAATTAGACTTATTACCCTTACCTAAGACGGCCAATCCAAAGCATATGCAAAACAATATGGATTTAAATTTTGAGATTACGGAGCCAGACATGCAGATACTTAAAGAAATGGAACGAATTAAAGATTATGGCTCTGCAAGTGTAATGCCTGTATTTGGTGGAAAACTATAG
- a CDS encoding UPF0158 family protein — MITLEDVVEGIENQDEHCHYYYHVRSKSVVQITETEVHYAKSGKDLTHIPKAYQEGVLFARELIKNPVGAFIELPLKSDINGYRFMERFAMSLQQEDISHALWEILETHGALTGFTDKIKEYGIEQKWKTYKKTRYEELARGWCKTHHIEYTKTDKKGDA; from the coding sequence ATGATTACTTTAGAAGATGTTGTTGAAGGCATTGAAAATCAAGATGAGCATTGTCATTACTACTATCATGTTAGAAGTAAATCTGTCGTTCAAATAACCGAAACAGAAGTTCACTATGCCAAAAGCGGCAAAGATCTTACGCATATTCCAAAGGCATATCAAGAAGGGGTTTTGTTTGCTCGGGAGTTAATCAAAAATCCGGTTGGCGCGTTTATAGAGCTTCCCCTAAAAAGTGATATCAATGGGTATCGGTTTATGGAACGATTTGCCATGTCCCTCCAACAAGAAGATATTAGTCACGCCTTATGGGAAATCCTTGAAACCCATGGAGCCCTTACAGGTTTTACCGACAAAATCAAAGAATATGGTATTGAACAAAAATGGAAGACCTATAAAAAAACGCGCTACGAAGAACTTGCACGAGGGTGGTGTAAAACCCATCATATTGAATATACGAAAACGGACAAAAAAGGAGACGCTTAA
- a CDS encoding DEAD/DEAH box helicase: MTLFNTFNLDEKLVEAIKSQAYKTPTSIQTKAIPIILEGQDLIGCAQTGTGKTAAFALPILNRYVKVTTDPHAFNRIKALVLAPTRELAIQIGESFRIYGQWTEIRTGVIFGGVTPKRHMKVLKKEPSILVATPGRLRQLIEEGSIDLSAIEVFVLDEADRMLELGMVEDVKSIIAMLPKSRQNLMFSATMPKEIRTLAASFLNNPVHIEVKPEKKNQPKIIQEVYYLEETHKAEKLIDILKEKKNTSVLIFVRTKKKADKLAKSININNIRTRAFHGDINQSQRIKTLEMFKNKEIQVLVATDVAARGIDIDGLDMVINFNIPNVPQTYIHRIGRTGRAGEKGRAISLCSKDEQVFLKRIEQFQGKKIHRC, translated from the coding sequence ATGACATTATTTAACACATTTAATTTAGATGAAAAATTAGTTGAAGCGATAAAAAGTCAGGCATACAAAACCCCTACATCGATTCAAACAAAAGCGATACCAATTATTTTAGAGGGGCAGGATTTAATTGGTTGTGCCCAGACCGGAACCGGAAAGACAGCGGCTTTTGCGTTGCCAATTCTCAATCGATACGTTAAAGTGACAACAGATCCACATGCTTTCAATCGGATTAAAGCGCTCGTGCTTGCTCCTACACGTGAACTAGCCATTCAAATCGGAGAGAGTTTTCGAATATACGGTCAATGGACAGAAATTAGAACCGGGGTTATTTTTGGAGGGGTGACACCGAAGCGACATATGAAAGTTCTCAAAAAAGAGCCGAGTATCCTTGTGGCAACGCCAGGGCGGTTACGACAACTGATTGAAGAAGGAAGCATAGACTTATCAGCGATTGAGGTTTTTGTACTTGATGAAGCAGACCGTATGCTTGAGCTGGGCATGGTCGAAGATGTCAAATCGATCATAGCCATGTTACCAAAAAGTCGTCAGAACTTAATGTTCTCAGCGACAATGCCAAAAGAAATAAGGACACTGGCCGCGTCTTTTCTCAACAATCCGGTACATATCGAAGTTAAGCCTGAGAAAAAGAATCAGCCTAAAATCATTCAAGAAGTATATTATCTGGAAGAAACACATAAAGCTGAAAAACTCATTGATATTTTAAAAGAAAAAAAGAACACATCCGTATTAATTTTTGTAAGAACAAAGAAAAAAGCAGATAAATTAGCCAAAAGTATTAATATAAACAACATTCGCACACGTGCATTCCATGGGGATATCAATCAATCTCAGCGCATCAAAACTCTTGAAATGTTTAAGAACAAGGAGATTCAAGTGCTCGTTGCTACGGATGTGGCGGCGCGAGGCATTGATATCGATGGATTAGACATGGTTATTAATTTTAATATTCCTAATGTACCACAGACCTATATTCATAGGATTGGTCGAACGGGACGGGCAGGAGAAAAAGGGCGAGCAATTTCTTTGTGCAGTAAGGATGAACAAGTATTTTTGAAGCGTATTGAGCAGTTTCAAGGAAAAAAGATTCATAGGTGTTAA
- a CDS encoding cupin domain-containing protein, whose product MKIYDEEHFKKMNTFEKGMENTMFAQYFTGASFINPLTMPGEDAVLMFNVTFEPGCINDWHIHHALEGGGQILLCIAGEGWYQQEGQKAQSLKPGDVVKIPAGVKHWHGAKKDSWFSHIAIEVPGKETQNQWLEPVDAHIYEQLR is encoded by the coding sequence ATGAAAATCTATGACGAAGAACACTTTAAAAAAATGAATACCTTTGAAAAGGGTATGGAAAATACTATGTTCGCACAATATTTTACAGGGGCATCTTTTATCAATCCGCTAACTATGCCGGGAGAAGATGCCGTGTTGATGTTTAATGTGACGTTTGAACCAGGGTGCATTAATGATTGGCACATTCACCATGCGTTAGAAGGAGGAGGACAGATTCTTCTATGCATTGCCGGAGAAGGATGGTATCAGCAAGAGGGGCAAAAAGCGCAAAGTCTTAAACCGGGAGATGTTGTTAAGATACCGGCAGGAGTCAAGCATTGGCATGGAGCAAAAAAAGACAGTTGGTTTAGCCATATTGCTATTGAAGTTCCGGGAAAAGAAACACAAAACCAATGGTTGGAACCGGTAGATGCACATATATATGAGCAATTAAGATGA
- a CDS encoding extracellular solute-binding protein, whose protein sequence is MKTNKSSAMKKILALLIVLSLVLTACGPKDGGTDAGASTDTGSTTSDSTDNNDSSDGGAGEIEKPEKITIMVDGTLTTKANNREAFEAEWEALTGVDLEIIQPDHDAYTDNLGQVLASGDWPDVMLLNSAYYAGYAEEGVLWDMTQAYENSDLKSRVKNEELIEGLKINGSLYGISPTRGNGCITYIKKAWLDNVGLDVPTNYEEYLAVLDAFTHGDPDGNGVDGDTYAVSSAGLIGEEVPFINYLPEFYQDAFPSFYLTESGEWADGFVEDNFIGALERLRDAYQAGYIDKEALTNGTSDCRNKFYEDKFGIFTYWAGTWGTNLKTNLEANGLDGELIAMEPIEEVGSYLERQAPTWAITSKAENPEAIFEYFIETMLDGGLGQRLFTYGAEGVYWTTEGGEVLGETYEDGEFHMLESLEKPGTLYTKNHIDPMLALTSFTEFADPGIEKVPEATLVSAATFAENSRLVELVPSSDVMSQYNGDLVKLKREIVANVVLGTRTIEEEMQRFEDEGGLEWSQMIVESLNAK, encoded by the coding sequence GTGAAAACAAACAAAAGCAGTGCAATGAAAAAGATATTAGCTTTACTTATTGTTTTATCTTTAGTGTTAACAGCATGTGGACCTAAAGATGGGGGAACAGATGCGGGGGCGTCAACAGATACAGGAAGTACAACATCGGATTCGACAGACAACAATGATTCAAGTGATGGTGGAGCTGGCGAAATCGAAAAACCAGAAAAAATTACAATTATGGTTGATGGTACGTTAACAACAAAAGCAAATAATCGTGAAGCGTTTGAAGCAGAATGGGAAGCGTTGACAGGTGTTGATTTAGAAATCATTCAACCTGACCATGATGCATATACAGATAACCTAGGTCAAGTACTAGCAAGTGGAGACTGGCCAGACGTAATGTTACTTAATTCAGCTTATTATGCTGGATATGCTGAAGAAGGTGTTCTTTGGGATATGACACAGGCATATGAAAACTCTGATTTAAAATCACGTGTTAAAAATGAAGAATTAATCGAAGGATTAAAAATTAACGGAAGCCTATATGGTATATCTCCTACACGTGGAAACGGATGTATTACATATATTAAAAAAGCATGGTTGGATAATGTTGGGCTTGATGTGCCAACAAACTATGAAGAGTACCTTGCAGTATTAGATGCCTTTACACATGGTGACCCAGATGGTAACGGTGTTGATGGGGATACATATGCAGTATCTAGTGCAGGCTTAATCGGTGAAGAAGTACCTTTCATCAACTACTTGCCTGAATTTTATCAAGATGCGTTCCCAAGCTTCTACTTAACAGAAAGTGGCGAGTGGGCTGACGGTTTTGTTGAAGACAACTTCATCGGTGCATTAGAGCGTTTACGTGATGCGTACCAAGCAGGTTATATTGATAAAGAAGCATTAACAAACGGAACAAGTGACTGCCGTAATAAATTCTATGAAGACAAATTTGGTATCTTTACATACTGGGCAGGAACATGGGGAACAAACCTTAAGACAAACCTAGAAGCTAACGGTTTAGATGGTGAACTTATTGCTATGGAGCCTATTGAAGAAGTGGGATCATACCTTGAGCGTCAAGCGCCAACATGGGCCATTACTTCAAAAGCAGAAAATCCAGAAGCGATTTTTGAATACTTTATTGAAACAATGTTAGATGGTGGTTTAGGACAACGTTTATTCACATACGGTGCTGAAGGTGTATATTGGACGACTGAAGGTGGAGAAGTCCTTGGTGAAACATATGAAGACGGTGAGTTCCATATGCTTGAAAGTTTAGAAAAACCAGGTACATTATATACGAAAAATCATATTGATCCAATGCTAGCACTTACAAGTTTCACAGAGTTTGCAGACCCAGGAATTGAAAAAGTTCCAGAGGCGACATTGGTATCAGCAGCAACATTTGCTGAAAACTCTCGATTGGTTGAACTTGTACCATCAAGTGATGTGATGAGTCAATACAATGGTGACCTTGTAAAATTAAAGCGTGAAATCGTAGCCAATGTAGTACTTGGTACACGTACGATTGAAGAAGAAATGCAACGTTTTGAAGATGAAGGTGGCTTGGAATGGTCACAAATGATTGTTGAATCATTAAATGCAAAGTAA
- a CDS encoding AAA family ATPase, with protein MKTTKTICFANNKGGSGKSTTCSNIGYALAQQGKRVLMVDGDMQLNLSLSFLSEERVLDIAKSEKNLYVAISKQEDLTEYVYPSDYENLDIIPSSTLISGIEYELFTKWQREFIVKKCLQSLQTSGDYDYILIDAPPTLGTWVINLLCASDEVVIPVEASPWGLFGLANMFEFLQAIRQMNPDLGLLGIAMTKVNTNKKYFKQTLESLRELNDTHVFDTYIRVDSMIEWAQENSKPVGAYKKSARSAHEYNALAKEVVKHVHK; from the coding sequence ATGAAAACAACAAAAACGATTTGTTTTGCAAACAACAAAGGCGGCAGCGGAAAGTCCACAACATGCTCAAATATTGGATATGCTCTGGCGCAACAGGGCAAACGCGTGCTTATGGTGGATGGAGATATGCAGTTGAATTTATCCCTGTCTTTTTTATCAGAAGAGAGGGTTTTAGACATTGCTAAGAGCGAAAAAAACCTCTATGTTGCCATTAGTAAGCAAGAAGATTTGACGGAGTATGTCTATCCATCAGACTATGAGAATCTGGATATCATCCCTTCTTCGACCCTTATCAGTGGTATTGAATATGAACTTTTTACCAAGTGGCAGAGAGAATTTATTGTTAAAAAGTGCCTCCAGTCACTTCAAACCAGTGGGGACTACGATTACATATTGATTGACGCACCGCCGACCTTAGGTACATGGGTCATTAACTTGTTGTGCGCCTCAGATGAGGTGGTTATTCCTGTTGAGGCCAGTCCTTGGGGCTTGTTTGGTCTAGCCAATATGTTTGAATTTTTACAGGCGATTCGTCAGATGAATCCGGACCTTGGCTTATTAGGAATTGCGATGACCAAAGTCAATACCAACAAAAAGTACTTTAAACAAACCCTTGAAAGTCTCCGTGAGTTGAATGATACACATGTTTTTGATACATATATCCGTGTGGATAGTATGATTGAGTGGGCACAGGAAAATTCAAAGCCTGTAGGTGCCTACAAGAAAAGTGCGCGTTCAGCGCATGAATATAATGCACTGGCAAAGGAGGTTGTTAAGCATGTCCATAAGTAA
- a CDS encoding ABC transporter permease subunit — protein MSSKVEASKIDEAKIGKKPLSKRIYEHRWYYLLFSPVLLFALTFYYAPIYGLRYAFYDYKGIKEPVFVGLANFEKMFSMQGFWNAFTNTLEISIFKLFLTTFMSIIMSLLLNEIINLKYKKLSQTIVYLPHFMSWVVTASVFALIMSPSQQGLVNALLTNLGIIEQGQEIYFLGSSKWWRPVYYFINIWKETGWGTIIFMATLAGISPDLYEAASIDGATRLQKIMYITVPALMNTIVIVLILNLAKIMNLFESVFVMQNDAVMKQADVLQTYIYTQTFNSGALPNYGYTTAVGMVKSIVGGLLVIVCNYASKKIRGRGIV, from the coding sequence ATGAGTTCAAAAGTTGAAGCTTCAAAAATTGACGAGGCAAAAATCGGGAAAAAGCCATTGTCAAAGCGTATTTATGAGCACCGCTGGTATTATTTGCTCTTTTCTCCCGTATTGTTATTTGCCCTTACTTTTTATTATGCGCCTATCTACGGATTGCGATATGCATTTTATGACTACAAAGGAATCAAGGAGCCGGTTTTTGTTGGACTTGCCAACTTTGAAAAAATGTTTTCAATGCAGGGATTCTGGAATGCCTTTACAAATACTTTAGAGATTAGTATTTTTAAATTATTTTTAACGACATTCATGTCAATTATTATGTCTTTATTGCTTAATGAGATTATTAACTTAAAATATAAAAAGTTGTCACAAACTATCGTTTATTTACCACACTTTATGTCTTGGGTAGTAACAGCATCTGTTTTTGCACTAATTATGTCACCATCACAACAAGGTCTTGTCAATGCATTGCTTACAAATCTGGGTATCATTGAACAAGGACAAGAGATATATTTTCTCGGGAGTAGTAAATGGTGGCGTCCGGTCTATTACTTTATCAATATCTGGAAGGAAACCGGATGGGGAACCATTATCTTTATGGCAACCCTTGCAGGAATAAGTCCGGACCTATATGAGGCGGCATCTATTGACGGTGCAACGCGGTTACAAAAAATCATGTATATTACAGTCCCGGCTTTGATGAATACGATTGTCATTGTGTTAATCTTAAACCTTGCAAAAATCATGAACTTATTTGAGTCTGTTTTTGTTATGCAAAATGATGCGGTAATGAAACAAGCCGATGTATTGCAGACATATATTTATACACAGACCTTTAATAGTGGGGCCTTGCCAAACTATGGATATACAACGGCAGTAGGTATGGTAAAATCCATTGTTGGTGGACTTCTTGTAATCGTATGTAACTATGCAAGTAAAAAAATCCGTGGACGCGGCATTGTATAA
- a CDS encoding carbohydrate ABC transporter permease: MKKRKMTTFDYILNIFFALICIAMLIPLWKVMVDSLDLKTAYGMKLWPEQFGFDGYISVFTNPTLYRPLIVSLVSTIAGTFVGLTLSTLGAYVLIQKDMPGRSFLSGMLLFTMIFNGGLIPTYLVMNSLGITNTLWVVIMLPALNVFNLVLMRNFFEGIPKSLFEAAAIDGCSPMATFFRIVLPLSKAALAAIGLMFAVAYWNDYTTYKIYIINSDLFNFQMKLRSIILGSDLPTATGSATENTVRNAATMVAIIPFMIIYPFAQKYFVTGINLGAVKE, translated from the coding sequence ATGAAGAAAAGAAAAATGACAACATTTGATTACATTCTTAACATATTCTTTGCCTTAATATGTATTGCAATGTTGATTCCACTATGGAAAGTTATGGTCGATTCATTAGACCTAAAAACAGCGTATGGTATGAAATTATGGCCGGAACAATTTGGTTTTGATGGATATATCTCCGTCTTTACTAACCCGACGCTTTATCGTCCATTAATTGTATCACTGGTATCAACCATTGCTGGGACATTTGTCGGCTTAACACTATCCACATTAGGGGCATATGTGTTAATTCAAAAGGATATGCCGGGACGAAGCTTTTTATCCGGGATGCTTTTATTTACTATGATATTTAATGGTGGATTAATTCCTACATATCTTGTTATGAATAGCTTGGGAATTACCAATACATTGTGGGTTGTTATTATGCTTCCAGCATTAAATGTATTTAACCTTGTATTGATGCGTAATTTCTTTGAAGGAATTCCAAAGTCTTTATTTGAGGCGGCAGCGATTGACGGATGTTCGCCGATGGCAACCTTCTTTAGAATCGTGCTTCCACTTTCTAAAGCGGCACTTGCGGCTATTGGACTTATGTTTGCCGTAGCTTATTGGAACGACTATACAACATATAAAATTTACATTATCAATTCCGATCTTTTTAACTTCCAGATGAAACTACGAAGTATCATCTTAGGTAGTGATTTGCCTACAGCCACAGGCTCGGCGACAGAAAATACTGTTCGAAATGCAGCGACAATGGTAGCTATCATTCCGTTTATGATAATCTATCCGTTTGCTCAAAAATATTTTGTAACAGGCATCAACCTTGGAGCGGTTAAAG